A region of Pristiophorus japonicus isolate sPriJap1 chromosome 32, sPriJap1.hap1, whole genome shotgun sequence DNA encodes the following proteins:
- the LOC139240486 gene encoding H-2 class II histocompatibility antigen, E-U alpha chain-like, with amino-acid sequence MLLIADFIHMVCFSLCLISAQDVVQQLLDCDRAAVVQKDMTGCGWSLAYNADTLTVFDTTTGRLVLKHASVKAEVASTNKDPKALQNIEKDIRENLDFISQLLHAGAATFDRTVSPSVTIEFQDLEEHGQASQLQCSVMGFYPRALNVTWLRGAEDVTGEVVQTRILPNSDGTFQTHAFVTFDPETRDVYACSVQHQGFPGGLRMDWDSQSRNFMPAGAVIGIVFGISGIVTVFAAAIVHSKRQAVSFSKNQPQRKSNRSETSVHSNTSAASASSGNAISLRPAGT; translated from the exons ATGTTGCTCATCGCTGACTTTATCCACATGGTCTGCTTTAGCTTGTGCCTCATTTCAGCACAGG acGTGGTGCAACAACTCCTGGACTGTGACCGAGCGGCTGTTGTCCAGAAGGACATGACCGGTTGCGGGTGGAGCCTGGCCTACAACGCCGACACGCTGACTGTGTTCGACACCACGACGGGCCGGCTGGTCCTGAAGCACGCCTCCGTGAAGGCCGAGGTGGCCAGCACCAACAAGGACCCGAAGGCCCTGCAGAACATCGAGAAGGACATCCGGGAAAATCTCGACTTCATCAGCCAGTTGCTCCATGCCGGAGCAGCTACCTTCGATCGGACAG TCTCGCCGAGCGTGACCATTGAGTTCCAGGACCTGGAGGAACACGGGCAGGCCAGCCAGCTGCAATGTTCGGTGATGGGCTTCTATCCGCGTGCCCTCAACGTGACCTGGCTGAGGGGCGCGGAGGATGTCACAGGCGAGGTGGTGCAGACCCGTATCCTTCCAAACAGCGACGGAACCTTCCAGACCCATGCCTTCGTCACCTTCGACCCTGAGACACGGGACGTCTACGCCTGCTCAGTACAGCACCAGGGGTTCCCGGGGGGTCTTCGCATGGACTGGG ATTCCCAAAGCCGGAACTTCATGCCTGCGGGGGCCGTTATTGGGATTGTGTTCGGAATTTCCGGAATCGTCACTGTATTTGCTGCTGCCATTGTTCACAGCAAGCGTCAAG CGGTGTCGTTCTCGAAGAACCAGCCACAACGCAAGTCGAACAGGAGTGAGACCAGCGTGCACTCAAACACCTCAGCCGCCAGTGCGAGTTCAGGTAACGCCATTTCTCTCCGCCCCGCCGGCACGTGA